One part of the Meleagris gallopavo isolate NT-WF06-2002-E0010 breed Aviagen turkey brand Nicholas breeding stock chromosome 20, Turkey_5.1, whole genome shotgun sequence genome encodes these proteins:
- the RAB37 gene encoding ras-related protein Rab-37, which translates to MLLGDSGVGKTCFLLQFKDGAFLSGTFIATVGIDFRNKVVAVDGVKVKLQIWDTAGQERFRSVTHAYYRDAQALLLLYDITSKMSFDNIRAWLTEIHEYAQKDVVIMLLGNKADVSSERMVRTEDGASLAREYGVPFMETSAKTGMNVELAFLAIARELKQRAMQLPDVPRFQIHDYIEAQQKRSGCCAFV; encoded by the exons ATGTTACTCGGAGACTCAGGCGTGGGGAAAACCTGCTTCCTGCTCCAGTTCAAAGACGGAGCCTTTCTCTCCGGGACGTTCATAGCCACCGTGGGCATAGATTTCCGG AACAAGGTGGTGGCTGTGGATGGGGTGAAGGTGAAGCTGCAG ATCTGGGACACAGCAGGACAGGAGCGGTTCCGCAGTGTGACCCACGCCTACTACAGGGATGCCCAAG CCCTACTCCTGCTCTACGACATCACCAGCAAAATGTCCTTCGACAACATCCGT GCCTGGCTGACAGAGATCCACGAGTATGCCCAGAAGGACGTGGTCATCATGCTGCTGGGCAATAAG GCCGACGTGAGCAGTGAGAGGATGGTGAGGACAGAGGATGGAGCCTCGCTGGCCAGG GAATATGGGGTGCCCTTCATGGAGACGAGCGCCAAGACCGGCATGAACGTGGAGCTGGCCTTCCTGGCCATTGCCCG GGAGCTGAAGCAAAGAGCGATGCAGCTGCCGGACGTGCCCCGCTTCCAGATCCACGACTACATCGAGGCGCAGCAGAAAAGATCCGGCTGCTGCGCCTTCGTTTGA